The Patescibacteria group bacterium region ATAAATAAAAAAAGAAGCACTTATCAACAAGAGCTTCTTCTAATTTATTAAATTTTCTTTTTTCTAGGAAAAGTTATCAACAGGCTCTAATCCTAGGCCCCGATATTCGGTTCACGATCATAGGTTGGGGATACTATCTGGAGACCGCGACTTTTCTTGATAGTCTTCTCCTGGCCAATCGGGTAAACCGGGATCTTAAGAGCATAAGCCAGGGCATTAGCGGTAGCTATCCCTATCCTCAAAGCCGTGAAGCTTCCCCCGGAAGCAGCCACCCTGATTTCACTTAAATCCTCCAAGCTAACCCGGGATTTTCCCATTAACTTTTGAATAGCCGGCAAGAGCTTCTCTGATTGTCGGCGGGGCGCTGTTAAACTCAAACGGCTAACCGTTTCCTTTTTCTGCCCGACCCGTCTTTCTAGCCGCAGATATATCTTTTCTTTGTCCGAAGTATTAATAAATAAAATCATACTAAGTATTAAATAAAACCCTATCTAAATCGGCTAAACTATTAACCCTGACTAAAGAAGCCCGAAGCTGCGATGCTCCCTCTAGGCCGTTTACATAATAAACCAAATGCTTCCTTAATTCCACTAAACCATTATCGCCTTTGAGCTGGTGGACGAGCTTGGCGTGCTGTTTCATGAGTTTGAAAATCTCTTTAACTCCAGGTCGAGCTTGTCGTTTAAATATCCAAGGATTTCCCATCGCGCCTCGTGCGATCCCAACCCCGTCAGCTTGAGTAGCTTGCAAAACTAAATCTATATCCTCCGGGCTATTGATGCCGCCGTTAGCTAAAACGATACCCGGAAAATGTTGCTTGGCGGCTCTAATCAGCTTTAGATCAACCGGACCGCTAAAAGCACCGGCTAAGGTCCGGCCATGGATCATGACAGCCTTAATATCTAAATCGGACAATTTGTCCAAAAACTTCAAAGCGTTGGTTTTGCCGGCTCCAGCCCTAATCTTAATCGATAGAGGTAAATTAGTAGTTTCTAAGATAGCCCTTATGATCTGCCTGGTTTTTTTATAATCAGACATCAGGCTCGCCCCGGCTCCTTGTTTTAGAACCTTTTTCACCGGGCAACCGCAATTCAAATCTAGGCCGGCCGGCTTCACCTGCTCGCTTATAATCTTAGCAGCTCGGGCAAAATGTTCAGGCTCGGAACCAAATAATTGGACGACATAATTCTTTTCTTTCTTGGAATCAAAATCCATCAGGCTGATCGTCTCAGCTGAATCATAAAATAGGGCGGTAGCGCTTACCATCTCGCTATAGACCACTTGGGCGCCGAAACTCGAAGCAATCTGCCGATAGGCGCTATCGGTAAAACCAGCCAGAGGAGCTAAGGCCAAAATCGGCTTCTCTAAATTTGACCAAAAATTCTTAGACATTATTTTTTGCTGACCCGGCTCGAGGCGGCCGCATCCTCTACAGTGTAGCCCAGTTCTTCCAATTTCCAGCGTAATTCATCCGCTCGAGTAAAATGCTTGTTTCGACGGGCTGTTTCCCTCTCTGCTATTATCTCTTCTACTTCCCTAGGTAAAACTGTTTCTTCGAGGGGAGGAATATTTTCTAAATCAAGCCCCCATACCCGATCAAAATCGTATAGTGTGGCCAGCTTATCCTTGGCGGCTAAGTTAGATTTTAAAATTTCCGGCACTAGAGCTAATGTCGCTGGCACATTGAAATCATTAGCTAAGGCCTCGAAAAATTTTTTCTGCAAAGCCTTATCTGCCCGACCGGCCCGACGGCCTAATTCCCTAACCCGCTTATACAAACTTTCTAGTCCAGCCTGGGCGGCTTTCATCGCCTCCCAAGTAAAATTCTGGTTGGAGCGGTAGTGGGCTTGGAGGAAAAAATAACGCAAAGCTAAAGGCATGAAACGTTTTTCTTCAATCTCGGCCAAGCTATAGCTAGTACCAGCCGATTTGGACATCTTCTTATTATCAACTAATAGATGGGCATTATGTAACCAATAATTAACAAACTTCTGGCCATTAGCTGTTTCACTCTGAGCGATTTCATTAGTATGATGGACCGGAATATGCTCGATTCCGCCCATATGTATATCGATCGTATCGCCTAAAAACTTCTTGGCTAAGGCGGAGCACTCTAGATGCCAGCCCGGAAAGCCTTCTCCATCCTTCACTAAGGGGGAATAGAAAGGTGAAGGCCAAAACTGCAAAGCTTTCTTATGGACTCCGGCTTTAAAGAACCAAAGAGCAAAATCGGCCGGATCTTTTTTCTTCGGGTCGATCACTTCGCCTCGTCCAGCCTGGCTCTTATTCTGACTCAAATCCTGTCCGGACAAACGGTTATAGTCAGGAAACTTGGCTACAGAAAAATAAATCGCCAATTCGGTTTGGTAAGCAAAACCTTTATCCATCAGGGTTTTGACTAAAGCGATATCTTCCTTGATGTAATCGGTCGCGCGAGGCCTAAACTTCGGGGGCCAAATATTAAGATAGGAGGTATCTGATTCATAAATATCAATATATCTCTGAGCAATCGCCTGCGGACTCAAGCCCTCACGACTGGCGCCTTGGGACATCTTATCTTCGCCCGTGTCTTCATCAGAACTTAAGTGGCCGACATCCGTATAATTCCTGACCATATTCACCTTATAGCCAAAATAGGAAAGGCTGCGATTAACCAGATCGGCACAGACGGCGCCGCGAAGATTTCCGATATGCTGGATCCAATAGACGGTCGGTCCGCAATAATAAAAAGATATCTGCCCCTTTTTCAAAGGCAAGAATTCTTCCTTCTGTCTAGTTAAAGTATTATAGAGATAAATTTTTTTCATACTGCTTGATAAACTCATTTATTTTCTCCTGATAATCGCCTCGGACCACCTCCTTACTTAAGACCGACATAACAGCTAAAGGCTTAAGACCGATAAAATCGGCCAGGATCTTAAATATTTTCTCTTGGCCAACTCCCTGCTGGGTAGTAAAACAGGCTAGGGCCTTAAAGCTACTTTTGAAGCGATCAAGATAGGCGCGAATCGGCGAAGACATGGTGCCCGCCCAGAGAGGCGTGCCGATGATTACTAAGTCATAATCGGCGGGATTTAAACGAGGCGCTTCAATCTGGGCCAACTTTTTGCTAATCGCTTCACGGCCGCTGACGATATATCCTAAAACGCCGGAGCGCGGGTTATGATCGATAATTTCTTCCAAATCGGCCCCGATCTTTTCCGCTAAGCTCAAAGATAATTTTTTGGTTAAGCCGGTACGGGAATAAAAAGCTATTAAAATCTTCATAGAGTATAAAATTAATCCGCTGACCAGCGCATCTTCTCTAAAGAAGGCGCAAAGCTGGCTAAATTCTTCTGTAAATCGCGATGAAGGCTTTTGTCAGCGGAAAACTGGGCATACTGATTGCCTAAAGATTCAATCAACTTCTTATAGACCCCCTTTTCCTTAGCTGACGGCTTACTATTCTCGGCTAAAGAATGTAATAAGTCATTTAACTCCGCTTTGCTCAAGGAAAAATAAAAAAGCGGGACATGCTCCAAACTGCGACTTGTCAGCTGGCCATCCTCCATAGCAGCGCCATATTTTATCCTGGCTCCACCCTTATCCATCTTATTTTTTATCTTAACAGCTTTTTTCTGGCTACCGTCATCGCCGTCGCGCCCCAAAACATCGTCAATACCGCAGATAACCGCCCCGCTTTCCCGGTCGACTATTATATTATCAGCGCCATTTTCATAATCGTCATAATCAGAAGCCCTTAACACCGCGAACTTATCACCCAACACGCGATTAAAGAGCAAGGTGATACCCATCTCGGCTAAGTTAGCAGGGTCGCTTTCTTTCTTAATAGTCCATTCTTCCCAACTCAAGCCTTTTTCTTGGGCCCAGGCTCTTTCTTTGATATCAATATTCTTTTTATCATAATCAGCTTCAGAACCAGACATGATAATTTTGCCTTCAGTATCCATAAAACCTTTATAGCCCGGCTTTTCAGATAAAGCTCTCAGCGAAGCCTGCAAAGAACCAAGATAATATTCTGGTCTAGGTTCCAGGTTCTTTTTAGGTTCGAATTGCGATAAATCTATCTTATCGCCCGGACGCAGGCCCGGTAAATACTCAATGGACATAAGATTATTTAAAAAATATCGGAATCCTTAATTCATCATCATTTTCCGGCAGACCACTCGGATTATCTTTCTTGATTACCATATAACCGCTGGTCGCCTGGGTAGAAAAATTTAAATTCGCCGTAAAAGGTACTAAATCGCTAGTCATCCAATCGCTTAAAGCCCGGGCAGGGACGGATACAATTTCCTGCCCCTGATTATCAAGCAGTTTAACCGGCAATGAAGCCTCAAAAAACCAGCTTCCCGGAGCTAAACCGCTAACTTCATAGGGGCTTAGAATAAGCTCGCTAGCCTGAGGCTTGACGATCCGCGGCTTAGACTCTGCGCTGATAACCGGGGTCGTACTAGCGGGCATTACCGGATTAGCCGGAACTTGTTCGACTACCTGAGGAACCCTAGGCTCCTGATTAACCGCTTTCTTCTTTGATCCGGCAACACGGAGTAAAAGAGCGCTAGCTAAGATGACGGCTAAGATTATTAAAGCAAATTTATGATCTTTAAACATAAAATTTACAAACTAAAAATCAGACGGCCAATCCGGCTTATGTTTGGAACGGCGTTTATAGGCTTTAGCGCTAGCCTGTGTCTTTCCTTGCAATTTAACAGCGGCTGACAGGGAGCTTTCTCTTTTAAGTTTCTTTAGCACCTTCAATTTGTCTTGAGCGCTTAATTTGACGATTATATTGGTTGGGGCCATATCATTCATCTTTATTCTAGCATATTTCTCTAAACTATCCACCCTTGACAGATAACAAAAAGCCGCTCCCAAAGCGACGTCTTGGTGGTCGTTAGTGGGCTCGAACCACTGACCTCTGCGATGTGAACGCAGCGCTCTAACCAACTGAGCTAAACGACCTTATGCTAAAACAATAAGATAAATCCTCGCCAGCGTCAATATTACCATCTAAAAAAGAGCCTTATTTTCTAAGGCTCAAACTTTTTAAGGCTCTGTCCTAAGGCTTTCCGCCCAGACTAGCTCAGCTGTTCCTTGCTTATATATCTCTTCCCAAGCAAACAACTGGCAGGCTTCCCGGAAAATGTCATAATAGCGCTGGATTAAAGGATGATGAAAATGGGTCACCAAGGTTTGCATGATGTCGCGATAGTAGGTAGCCATGAGCTCTTCGGAAACCCCGAAAATCTCCCAGATCCTCATCTTCTTATGCTTATAATCTTCAACCAGAGAAAAAAGGTTGTGGACTTGGTTAGCGGCGAAGATTATCTTAGCCGGCGGACTCAGGCGATGGAAATCACCCAAGGCTTCATACTTGCTACTGCGCCAATCAAGCAATGCACCGTTCTGGGAATCACGGTAATGGCTGATTTCATCGACCAGCCTGGCAGCCGAGATGCCGATCATGAGGACGAGATCCGTGTAATCATAAATCTGTCCGGGATCTTTAGCATCCGGCTTAGGGATTTCTTTCTTGAAGAAATCATGGAAAAGGGCGGCGACTTGGGTGCTAACATCGTCGCTGTGATCCTTGACGATCAAGAAGACGCTAAAAGAATGGGTAATGTAGGGCAAATCGCTGCCTTCGCGCTTGATGCCATCATAAATACGGGTAGCCAAATTAATAGCTTGCAAGACCTCTAGGTTTATCATGCTTATCGGTTTTAAGGTGATTGATTTTAAAATAACGGTGCCCGAAGAGGGACTCGAACCCTCACGGAGTTGCCTCCACAGCGCTCTGAACGCTGCGTGTCTACCAATTTCACCATCCGGGCTGTCTCTGTGACTTTTTCAGCTTGCCATAAAAAAAATTGCTTGTAAAGTAAGCAAAATGCTACAATATAAGCATGTTGGATCTAAAAACCGAAAAAAAATATTTTGACCTAGGATACAGATATGTCGCCGGCTTAGATGAGGCTGGACGCGGCCCCTTAGCCGGCCCGGTTGTAGCGGCTTGCGTGATTATCGACCAAGATTTTTCCCTAGATGATCCAGAGCTAAGCTTAGTGGCTGATTCTATAAAGCTCAGTGCCAAGCAGCGGGAAAAGTTGTTTGCCGTCATCAAAGCAAAAGTTAAAGCAGTGGAAATCGGCGTAGTCGACAATCTGACGATCGATAAGATAAATATCCTCCAGGCCAGCTTCTTGGCTATGCGCCACGCCTTAAAAAAAATCCCGCTCCAGCCGGATTACATTCTATTAGACGGTCCTTTTAAAATTCCCAAAATAAGCCAGCCGCAAACCGCTGTCATCAAGGGTGACAGCCAGATATTCTGTGTTGCCGCCGCTTCTATCATCGCTAAAGTCAGCCGCGATTATATGATGTCGGAATTGGCTAAAAGCTACCCCCAATATGCTTTTGAGAAACACAAGGGCTACGGCACCAAGCTTCATCTGGAAAGGATCGCCCAATATGGTCCCTGCCCCATCCATCGCTTCAGCTTCGCACCCCTGAAAAATCCTCAAGACAAAGACTTAAATAAATCGAGATAAGCGCGTGCGCTCCCAGACCAAGAAAACTCAGCGACTTGCTGTTTAGCCTGCCCGATAAGAGCGTCTCGCAATGTGGTATCACTCAGCCCTAAACCCAAGGCTTTAGCTAATTGAGGAATATTATAGGGATCAATACTCAAGACGGCTTTCCCGCCAACTTCGGGTAGACTAGAAACATTAGAACAGACGACCGGCAAATTATAACTCAAGGCTTCTAAGGGCGGAAAACCGAAGCCTTCATAAAAAGAAGGATATACGAATAAGCCCGCCCTTAGATACAAGCAGGCTTTATCCGTCTCTGATACATAACCTAATAACCTAATATCATTTTTATAAGATGATCCCTGCCAGGCGGCGCGGATCTCTTTTGTTTTCCAGGCATCAGCTCCGGCTATGACTAAGAGTTCGGACCGGTCAGGATTATTCGCCCGGAATAACTCATAGGCCCTGATTAGGCCCAAGATATTCTTCCTCGGCTCGACATTGCCTAGATATAAGATATAAGGCGAAGATAACTTATGGATTTTCAAAAACTCCGTGATAGCCTCGGACCTAAGCTCGCTGGCCCGGCGGTTAAGACCGGAGTGTACCACGGAAATTTTATCCGCTCCAAGCCCCAGAAGCTCTATTAGGTCCTGACGTGTATTCTCTGATACGGCCACCACTCGGTCAGCCCTTTCAATCAGCCGCTTAACTGCTAAGGCTCGATGCCAAATATTCTTCCGACCGGAAAAGAATTCAGGGTATCGCAAGAATGACAGGTCATGGACGGTCAGGACAAACTTCGTCTGAGGCGACAAGGCGCAAAAATTAAGATGGGGAGCGAAAAATAAATCACAACCGCCAATCAGCTGATCGATTTTAGGATAAGCTAATAATTTTTGCCCCAAGTAATTAAAAATCTTATTGGGATAGCGGCTAGCGATAATCTTGACTCCCGGACGCTTTAAAAAATCCAAGCGACCGCTGAGGTCACGCCAAGAATTATAAAAAAGGCGGTATTCGTTATCAGGGTCGAGCTCAAAAAGCGCGGCCAAAAGATTGGCCGCGTATTCGGAAACACCACTATAATGCTTATCCATGAGAACCCTGGCATCGAAACCGATAATCATAAGCTTAATCCAAAGACTTAATTTCTTCTTGGCCGCTGGCCATATCCTTTATTTTATAAACACTCTGGTTCTTTTCTTCGCCGCCGAAGATAATTACCTTGTCGATACCGCTCTTATTGGCGTACTCCAAGGCTTTGCCTAATTTCTGTTCTTCCAAACCCAAAACTATGTTTAATCCTGAGATTCTTAAGCTCTTAGCTAGCCTCTTCACTTCTAAGGTGAGACTAACATCTAAAAGAGGCAAATAATATCTAACGGGCGCAAATTTTTTCAAACCGGGTATCAGCCCCCAGCTATCTAAGAACAAGCGAGTCGTTTCGTCACCTGGAGCGAAGCCGACCGCCGGAAAACTTGCCCCGCCGAAAATATCTGCTAGGCCGTTATAGCGGCCGCCGCCGAACATCGCCCGATTATTTTCGGGATTATTGTCGAACACCTCGAAAATAAGGCCATCATAATAATCAAAACCACGAATAACAGCTGGATTGAATTTAACATAATCGCCATAGGATAAATCAGTTAGCTCCTTGATCACTTTTTCGAGCTCTAAATAGGCTGGATTATCTTTTAGAACCGGCAAAACTTCGCCCAGATCCTCTAAACTTCGGCTCCCGATAAACTTATCAAGGTCGCTGATAGCCTCAGCTTTCAAGCCGGCTTCACTTAAGCGGGCTCGAAAATCTTCCTGGCTAAGCTTATTAAATTTATCCAGGGTACGGACTACCTCGAGCTTGGTCTCGGCCAATTTCTCAGCGGGCACGTCTTTTAAAGCTATATCCAAGACAGCCTCAATCAAACGCCGACTGTTTAGGTTCAAGGAAAAAGAATCTTTCGGAGGATTGAACTCCAACATTAAATCCAAGGCTAATTGTAAAATTTCCAGATCAGCACTTAAAGCAGAGCTACCGAAAGTATCGCAATTAAGTTGCCAGAACTCCCGATTGCGGCCACGTTGCGGCTTCTCGTTACGCATGAAATTAGCGATGGAGAAATACTTCAAAGGCTTAGGAGAAGAAGCATATATCTTAGACACCATGCGCGTCACTGAGGGCGTCATCTCCGGCCGGATTGACAGCTCCCGTCCACCCAGGTCGGTAAAGGTAACCAATTCTTTGCCGCCGACATCTTCTCCGGACTTAGCACGATAGACTTCGGCGCTTTCGACTAAAGGGGTCATGTATTCTTCGAAGCCGTAGCGCAGGCAGACTCGCCGCCAAGTATCAAAAATATATTTTCTAATTAAAAACTCCTCAGGCAGCCAGTCCCGAGTTCCTTTCGGCTCTTGGTTGGAGATAATCTTGTTTGACATATTTATCCTAAAATTAAATAAATTTAACCAACATAAAATCAATTTAATCTTACAATACTTAGTAAAATTAATCAACTTGCCAGCCGCGCCAGGAGTTTAGAAAAAGTTTAGATAAAATTTAAAGCCCAAATTATATAATTTACTTATATTTATCTAAACAACAAAAATATGCGCATCCTTATCATCGAGGACGACCAGGAAATCCGGGATTTCCTAAAATCTAACTTAGCCACCGAACTTTTCGCAGTCGACGTAGCGGCTGACGGCGAACAAGGTCTAAGCTTGGCGCGCAGCAATGATTATGACCTAATCATTCTGGATTATGTCTTGCCCAGGCTCAATGGCGCCCAAATCTTAGCTAGCTTGAGACGCGACCAGAATCAGGTGCCGGTTATCATCCTTAGCGTAAAGTCGGAATTTAACACCAAGAAAGAACTATACACGTTGGGAGCGGATGATTATCTGACCAAGCCCTTTCTCTTCCAAGAGTTAAAACTAAAGATTAGGGCCTTGCTTAAGCGTCCGCCGCAGATACAGAGCCAGACGATCAAGGTTGATAATTTAATTATCGACCTGGACCAGCAAACGGTTAGGCGTGGCGGCCGGACTATCTATCTTACCCGCAAAGAATTCATGCTCCTGGAATACTTCATGAAAAATCGAGGCCGGGTCCTGACACGAGGCATAATCCTAGAGCATGCTTGGGATATAAACTCCGACCCCTTCTCTAATTCCCTGGAAACCCACATCGCTAGCTTGAGGAAAAAACTTAATTCCGGTAATAATAAGAACCTTATCCATACTTTTCACGGCCGCGGATATAAATTTGATCTCAAAAAACTCAAGATTTAGGGATAAACTTCTTGTCTTTTATCTTTTCCGGTAAATATGTCTGATCTTTTTCTTTAGTTAAAGGAGTGTACTTATAATCGCGGCCATATCCTAAATCTTTCATAAGCTTGGTCGGGGCGTTCCGTAGATGCAAAGGCACGGGTAGATTGCCGCTCTCGGCAACCTCTTGTTTAGCCGCTTCATAAGCCTGATAGACGGCGATGCTTTTGGGCGATTTAGCTAAATAGACTGCAGCTTGGGCTAAATTAACGCCGCACTCAGGCAGGCCTATTTTCTGGCAAGCGTCATAGGCGGCATTAGCTAAGAGCAAAGCGCTGTTGTTAGCTAGCCCGATGTCCTCGCTAGCGAAACGGATCAGCCTCCGAGCGATATACAGAGGATCCTCTCCGGCCTCGATCATCCGTACTAGATAATATAAGGCGGCATCGGCATCATGGCCGCGCAAGGATTTATGCAAAGCGGAAATCAGATTATAATGTTCTTCCCCGTCTTTATCATAGAGAAGATTCGGCTTATTAATGATTTCCTTAACCAACTTCGAGGAAATATTCCGGCTCTGAGCCGCGGCGCTTTCCAGGATATTCAAAGCTCGCCGGGCATCCCCGTTAGCTAACCTAGCTATCAAGCTAGACACATCGGGTTTAAGTTTTAATTTTAAATTTAAGGCGGCTCGATCAGCGATTACTTCTAAATCTTTATCTAAAAGCCTTTCCAGAACGACTACTTTTAAGC contains the following coding sequences:
- a CDS encoding response regulator transcription factor — its product is MRILIIEDDQEIRDFLKSNLATELFAVDVAADGEQGLSLARSNDYDLIILDYVLPRLNGAQILASLRRDQNQVPVIILSVKSEFNTKKELYTLGADDYLTKPFLFQELKLKIRALLKRPPQIQSQTIKVDNLIIDLDQQTVRRGGRTIYLTRKEFMLLEYFMKNRGRVLTRGIILEHAWDINSDPFSNSLETHIASLRKKLNSGNNKNLIHTFHGRGYKFDLKKLKI
- a CDS encoding HD domain-containing protein → MINLEVLQAINLATRIYDGIKREGSDLPYITHSFSVFLIVKDHSDDVSTQVAALFHDFFKKEIPKPDAKDPGQIYDYTDLVLMIGISAARLVDEISHYRDSQNGALLDWRSSKYEALGDFHRLSPPAKIIFAANQVHNLFSLVEDYKHKKMRIWEIFGVSEELMATYYRDIMQTLVTHFHHPLIQRYYDIFREACQLFAWEEIYKQGTAELVWAESLRTEP
- a CDS encoding replication-associated recombination protein A, whose protein sequence is MLDSTPLAARFRPKDLQEFVGQEKIINNKSWLYQAIKGDRVPSLLFWGPPGSGKTTLALIIAKETKAEFVELSATSSGVKDLKLIVDRAKSAKRLGQKTILFIDEIHRWNKAQQDALLPQVENGIVILIGATTENPSFAVNGALLSRLKVVVLERLLDKDLEVIADRAALNLKLKLKPDVSSLIARLANGDARRALNILESAAAQSRNISSKLVKEIINKPNLLYDKDGEEHYNLISALHKSLRGHDADAALYYLVRMIEAGEDPLYIARRLIRFASEDIGLANNSALLLANAAYDACQKIGLPECGVNLAQAAVYLAKSPKSIAVYQAYEAAKQEVAESGNLPVPLHLRNAPTKLMKDLGYGRDYKYTPLTKEKDQTYLPEKIKDKKFIPKS
- a CDS encoding tRNA-dihydrouridine synthase; its protein translation is MSKNFWSNLEKPILALAPLAGFTDSAYRQIASSFGAQVVYSEMVSATALFYDSAETISLMDFDSKKEKNYVVQLFGSEPEHFARAAKIISEQVKPAGLDLNCGCPVKKVLKQGAGASLMSDYKKTRQIIRAILETTNLPLSIKIRAGAGKTNALKFLDKLSDLDIKAVMIHGRTLAGAFSGPVDLKLIRAAKQHFPGIVLANGGINSPEDIDLVLQATQADGVGIARGAMGNPWIFKRQARPGVKEIFKLMKQHAKLVHQLKGDNGLVELRKHLVYYVNGLEGASQLRASLVRVNSLADLDRVLFNT
- the tsaB gene encoding tRNA (adenosine(37)-N6)-threonylcarbamoyltransferase complex dimerization subunit type 1 TsaB; this translates as MILFINTSDKEKIYLRLERRVGQKKETVSRLSLTAPRRQSEKLLPAIQKLMGKSRVSLEDLSEIRVAASGGSFTALRIGIATANALAYALKIPVYPIGQEKTIKKSRGLQIVSPTYDREPNIGA
- a CDS encoding ribonuclease HII, producing MLDLKTEKKYFDLGYRYVAGLDEAGRGPLAGPVVAACVIIDQDFSLDDPELSLVADSIKLSAKQREKLFAVIKAKVKAVEIGVVDNLTIDKINILQASFLAMRHALKKIPLQPDYILLDGPFKIPKISQPQTAVIKGDSQIFCVAAASIIAKVSRDYMMSELAKSYPQYAFEKHKGYGTKLHLERIAQYGPCPIHRFSFAPLKNPQDKDLNKSR
- a CDS encoding glycosyltransferase family 1 protein, with the protein product MIIGFDARVLMDKHYSGVSEYAANLLAALFELDPDNEYRLFYNSWRDLSGRLDFLKRPGVKIIASRYPNKIFNYLGQKLLAYPKIDQLIGGCDLFFAPHLNFCALSPQTKFVLTVHDLSFLRYPEFFSGRKNIWHRALAVKRLIERADRVVAVSENTRQDLIELLGLGADKISVVHSGLNRRASELRSEAITEFLKIHKLSSPYILYLGNVEPRKNILGLIRAYELFRANNPDRSELLVIAGADAWKTKEIRAAWQGSSYKNDIRLLGYVSETDKACLYLRAGLFVYPSFYEGFGFPPLEALSYNLPVVCSNVSSLPEVGGKAVLSIDPYNIPQLAKALGLGLSDTTLRDALIGQAKQQVAEFSWSGSARAYLDLFKSLS
- the cysS gene encoding cysteine--tRNA ligase: MKKIYLYNTLTRQKEEFLPLKKGQISFYYCGPTVYWIQHIGNLRGAVCADLVNRSLSYFGYKVNMVRNYTDVGHLSSDEDTGEDKMSQGASREGLSPQAIAQRYIDIYESDTSYLNIWPPKFRPRATDYIKEDIALVKTLMDKGFAYQTELAIYFSVAKFPDYNRLSGQDLSQNKSQAGRGEVIDPKKKDPADFALWFFKAGVHKKALQFWPSPFYSPLVKDGEGFPGWHLECSALAKKFLGDTIDIHMGGIEHIPVHHTNEIAQSETANGQKFVNYWLHNAHLLVDNKKMSKSAGTSYSLAEIEEKRFMPLALRYFFLQAHYRSNQNFTWEAMKAAQAGLESLYKRVRELGRRAGRADKALQKKFFEALANDFNVPATLALVPEILKSNLAAKDKLATLYDFDRVWGLDLENIPPLEETVLPREVEEIIAERETARRNKHFTRADELRWKLEELGYTVEDAAASSRVSKK
- a CDS encoding Gmad2 immunoglobulin-like domain-containing protein; the protein is MFKDHKFALIILAVILASALLLRVAGSKKKAVNQEPRVPQVVEQVPANPVMPASTTPVISAESKPRIVKPQASELILSPYEVSGLAPGSWFFEASLPVKLLDNQGQEIVSVPARALSDWMTSDLVPFTANLNFSTQATSGYMVIKKDNPSGLPENDDELRIPIFFK
- the hisS gene encoding histidine--tRNA ligase, with the protein product MSNKIISNQEPKGTRDWLPEEFLIRKYIFDTWRRVCLRYGFEEYMTPLVESAEVYRAKSGEDVGGKELVTFTDLGGRELSIRPEMTPSVTRMVSKIYASSPKPLKYFSIANFMRNEKPQRGRNREFWQLNCDTFGSSALSADLEILQLALDLMLEFNPPKDSFSLNLNSRRLIEAVLDIALKDVPAEKLAETKLEVVRTLDKFNKLSQEDFRARLSEAGLKAEAISDLDKFIGSRSLEDLGEVLPVLKDNPAYLELEKVIKELTDLSYGDYVKFNPAVIRGFDYYDGLIFEVFDNNPENNRAMFGGGRYNGLADIFGGASFPAVGFAPGDETTRLFLDSWGLIPGLKKFAPVRYYLPLLDVSLTLEVKRLAKSLRISGLNIVLGLEEQKLGKALEYANKSGIDKVIIFGGEEKNQSVYKIKDMASGQEEIKSLD
- a CDS encoding flavodoxin; translated protein: MKILIAFYSRTGLTKKLSLSLAEKIGADLEEIIDHNPRSGVLGYIVSGREAISKKLAQIEAPRLNPADYDLVIIGTPLWAGTMSSPIRAYLDRFKSSFKALACFTTQQGVGQEKIFKILADFIGLKPLAVMSVLSKEVVRGDYQEKINEFIKQYEKNLSL